Proteins from a genomic interval of Heteronotia binoei isolate CCM8104 ecotype False Entrance Well chromosome 5, APGP_CSIRO_Hbin_v1, whole genome shotgun sequence:
- the LOC132571498 gene encoding LOW QUALITY PROTEIN: three prime repair exonuclease 2-like (The sequence of the model RefSeq protein was modified relative to this genomic sequence to represent the inferred CDS: inserted 1 base in 1 codon) — protein sequence MCTSCDPPQKPIEKFVFMDKEATGLPPSQPKIAEMCLFAVNRHAFENPQYSNSSPRSVPLFPCFVYELCIGIDPDKPFTSGASSITGXNEAFAENKKQTFNIHIMHMIADFFSRQYSPICLVAHSGCNYDFPLLKAELSALGISALDENYCADPIKAMKALDKETNQLHQFIYHPNPFSSKKNYKLHDLYFKFYKVYPLNSHSAERDVITLIRVFQQRARDFMHWMDSNARQFKTIRAMYKGNERCASVSKTPSNLHNPSSLWVQPPRQRLATTYSFPVGDAEVSLRENIVKQEGDPYRPLKNTDIPDEINILLCLLGLAIVIWVVLRNPV from the exons ATGTGTACATCCTGTGACCCTCCTCAAAAACCTATTGAGAAGTTTGTTTTTATGGATAAAGAAGCAACAGGGTTGCCACCCTCACAACCTAAAATTGCAGAAATGTGCTTATTTGCTGTGAATAGGCATGCTTTTGAGAATCCTCAATACAGCAATTCTTCTCCTAGATCAGTTCCATTATTTCCTTGTTTTGTGTACGAACTCTGCATCGGTATTGATCCAGACAAACCCTTTACCTCTGGAGCAAGTTCCATTACAG CTAATGAAGCTTTTGCTGAAAACAAAAAGCAAACCTTTAACATACACATTATGCACATGATTGCAGATTTTTTCAGTCGGCAATACTCACCAATCTGTTTAGTAGCACACAGTGGCTGTAATTATGATTTTCCTCTGTTGAAAGCTGAATTATCTGCACTGGGTATCTCAGCTCTTGATGAAAACTATTGTGCAGATCCCATTAAAGCCATGAAAGCACTGGACAAAGAGACTAACCAGCTCCACCAGTTTATATATCATCCTAACCCATTTAGCAGCAAGAAAAATTACAAGCTTCATGATTTATACTTTAAATTCTACAAAGTATATCCTTTGA ACAGTCACAGTGCAGAAAGAGATGTCATTACACTAATAAGAGTCTTTCAGCAACGTGCCAGAGACTTTATGCACTGGATGGATTCAAATGCAAGGCAGTTTAAGACCATTAGAGCAATGTACAAAGGAAATGAGAGGTGTGCTTCTGTTTCCAAAACACCTTCGAATCTTCATAATCCCAGTTCTTTATGGGTACAACCGCCTCGGCAGAGGCTAGCTACAACATATTCTTTTCCAGTAGGTGATGCCGAAGTATCCTTAAGAGAGAATATTGTTAAGCAAGAGGGTGATCCATACAGACCACTCAAGAATACTGATATTCCTGATGAAATTAATATTTTGCTGTGTCTTCTTGGATTAGCAATAGTCATATGGGTTGTACTCAGAAATCCTGTATAA
- the SHISA5 gene encoding protein shisa-5 isoform X2, whose amino-acid sequence MGFGTFVAVGVTLFVLFVVTVILCFTCSCCCLYKACRGTPRPVVTTTTATTVVQVPYPQQPGIAPGYPGGYHAGYSPVPVQPQPGMPAAPYPTQYPPPYPMQPAGPPAYHETMAGAGASHPTVQPPYNPAYMDPPKPSY is encoded by the exons CTTTGGGACTTTTGTAGCAGTTGGAGTCACACTCTTTGTGCTGTTTGTTGTGACCGTCATCCTCTGTTTCACCTGCTCCTGTTGCTGCTTGTATAAAGCATGCCGAGGGACACCAAGGC CTGTTGTAACAACCACTACAGCCACTACTGTGGTGCAAGTGCCATATCCGCAGCAGCCTGGGATAGCACCAGGCTACCCTGGAGGTTACCATGCAGGATATAGTCCTGTGCCAGTGCAGCCACAGCCTGGAATGCCAGCAGCACCCTACCCAACACAGTATCCTCCACCTTACCCTATGCAGCCTGCAGGACCACCAGCCTACCACGAAACAATGGCAG GTGCTGGAGCTTCCCATCCAACAGTTCAGCCACCCTATAACCCAGCATATATGGACCCTCCAAAGCCTTCTTATTAA